A genomic window from Streptomyces sp. WMMC940 includes:
- a CDS encoding YhjD/YihY/BrkB family envelope integrity protein: protein MPFRFGEPDDGRTGHWFARLHRRVRTSVVGLAWNRGREMELLHRAMGFAALCFLTIVPLLVVVAAADPASGQGFARWLVQGLGVSEVSQEEVEELFGLPGEALQRTTALGLAALAAFGVTFGSAVQTGYERVWDLPTARWHTMWRHVVWLAVLVAALLLFVNTPTPPRASIAVQALVPAADLIGTFLFFWWSQRLLLCGRLRWRALVPGAAATAFGLLGLRVFSQFVFSPLIASNAVTYGPIGTVLVVQSWLVGVGFVVYGGALVGRLYHERLVRRRLAAEQLAPPRP, encoded by the coding sequence ATGCCCTTCAGATTCGGTGAGCCGGACGACGGCCGGACCGGCCACTGGTTCGCGCGGCTCCACCGGCGAGTGCGGACCTCCGTGGTCGGTCTCGCCTGGAACCGCGGACGCGAGATGGAGTTGCTGCACCGCGCCATGGGCTTCGCGGCGCTCTGCTTCCTGACCATCGTGCCGCTGCTGGTGGTCGTCGCGGCGGCCGACCCGGCGAGCGGGCAGGGCTTCGCCAGGTGGCTGGTCCAGGGCCTCGGGGTCTCGGAGGTGTCGCAGGAGGAGGTCGAGGAGCTCTTCGGCCTGCCGGGGGAGGCCCTGCAGCGGACCACGGCGCTCGGTCTGGCGGCGCTGGCGGCGTTCGGGGTGACGTTCGGTTCGGCGGTGCAGACGGGCTACGAACGGGTGTGGGACCTGCCGACCGCGCGGTGGCACACGATGTGGCGGCACGTCGTCTGGCTGGCGGTGCTGGTCGCCGCGCTGCTGCTGTTCGTCAACACACCGACTCCGCCCCGCGCCTCCATCGCGGTGCAGGCGCTGGTCCCGGCCGCCGATCTGATCGGCACCTTCCTGTTCTTCTGGTGGTCGCAGCGGCTGCTGCTCTGCGGTCGGCTGCGCTGGCGGGCTCTGGTCCCGGGCGCCGCCGCAACGGCGTTCGGGCTGCTGGGGCTGCGGGTGTTCTCGCAGTTCGTGTTCTCACCGCTGATCGCGTCCAACGCGGTGACCTACGGGCCGATCGGGACGGTGCTGGTGGTTCAGTCCTGGCTGGTCGGCGTCGGGTTCGTGGTGTACGGAGGGGCGCTCGTGGGACGGCTGTACCACGAGCGCCTGGTGCGGCGCAGACTGGCGGCCGAACAGCTCGCACCGCCGCGGCCCTGA
- a CDS encoding nuclear transport factor 2 family protein, with protein METADRFRTAVEKRDLAALDDLFTPDVRFYSPVKFTPFEGRTMVLGLFGVLLRTFEDFRYIGRFDGTAETSADGGEAPSEILLFRATVGGREIHGIDLLHYDGSGRIKEFTVMVRPQSALRTLSEAVLSGLVADGLVAGPA; from the coding sequence ATGGAGACCGCCGACCGTTTCCGCACCGCCGTGGAGAAGCGCGACCTGGCCGCGCTCGACGACCTGTTCACCCCCGACGTCCGCTTCTACAGCCCGGTGAAGTTCACGCCCTTCGAGGGCAGGACCATGGTTCTGGGACTGTTCGGCGTACTGCTGCGCACCTTCGAGGATTTCCGCTACATCGGGAGGTTCGACGGCACCGCAGAGACCAGCGCGGACGGCGGCGAGGCGCCCTCCGAGATCCTGCTCTTCCGGGCGACGGTCGGCGGCAGGGAGATCCACGGCATCGATCTGCTGCACTACGACGGGTCCGGACGCATCAAGGAGTTCACGGTGATGGTCCGCCCGCAGTCGGCCCTGCGGACGCTGAGCGAGGCCGTGCTCTCGGGCCTCGTCGCCGACGGTCTCGTGGCCGGCCCGGCCTGA
- a CDS encoding PP2C family protein-serine/threonine phosphatase: MTRRRPPRSASADDLLTTLGLLTAKARQGAELQRARVDLAEALQREMLPETLPSVPGLQTAARYTPARDGLDVGGDWYDGFVMADGSLAFSIGDVQGHDVEAAAFMGQIRIGLRAVALAATDPGEILARANDLLVSVARELFATCTFLRFDPSEWVLESARAGHVPGVRALADGRCEPMQDPGGLPLGIEPGEVYPVTRRRLTEGGAFVLLTDGVIEGPAVPIEAGLARVTRVIGAGAAAALTADHLAAEVMKAAEFTGHTDDAAVLVLRHDAAAGRLRPPSPLV; encoded by the coding sequence ATGACGCGGCGTCGTCCTCCGCGATCGGCCAGCGCCGACGACCTCCTGACGACGCTCGGACTGCTCACCGCGAAGGCACGGCAGGGCGCCGAGCTCCAGCGAGCCAGGGTGGACCTGGCGGAAGCCCTTCAGCGCGAGATGCTGCCCGAGACGCTGCCGTCCGTGCCCGGGCTGCAGACAGCCGCGCGCTACACACCGGCCCGGGACGGGCTCGACGTGGGCGGGGACTGGTACGACGGCTTCGTGATGGCCGACGGGTCGCTCGCGTTCTCGATAGGGGACGTCCAGGGGCACGACGTCGAGGCCGCGGCCTTCATGGGGCAGATCCGGATAGGCCTGCGGGCCGTCGCGCTGGCGGCCACCGATCCGGGCGAGATCCTGGCGCGGGCGAACGACCTGCTGGTGTCCGTGGCCCGCGAACTGTTCGCCACCTGCACCTTCCTCCGCTTCGATCCCTCGGAGTGGGTGCTGGAGAGCGCCCGCGCCGGACATGTCCCCGGCGTGCGGGCCCTCGCCGACGGCCGCTGTGAGCCGATGCAGGACCCCGGCGGCCTTCCGCTCGGCATCGAACCGGGAGAGGTGTATCCGGTGACCAGGCGCAGGCTCACCGAGGGCGGGGCGTTCGTGCTGCTGACGGACGGGGTGATCGAGGGGCCGGCCGTGCCCATCGAGGCGGGACTGGCGAGGGTCACCCGGGTCATCGGGGCCGGCGCGGCCGCGGCGCTGACCGCCGACCACCTGGCCGCCGAGGTGATGAAGGCGGCCGAGTTCACCGGGCACACCGACGACGCGGCGGTGCTCGTCCTGCGCCATGACGCGGCGGCGGGGCGGCTGCGACCGCCCTCGCCGCTCGTCTGA
- a CDS encoding MASE1 domain-containing protein: MARNQLLHRLGAVVLLMLGVAVAYYAAGLVGLTLQVVVEGAVVTPLWPPTGIALTCLLWFGLRIWPGIALGTLLVILAISPFRAHSLGILAGNSLAPICACLMLRRVGFRTELDRLRDGLALVFLGALAGMLISATVGAGVLLLSGQIPAEGFWPIWSAWWVGDAMGVLVVTPLLLVCRTVGRPVDLSPGRWVEAVCLVVSVAVVAYAVTRTPVSLLFLVFPLLMWAALRFQLLGAAPCVLIVSVLAISAATEGQGPFGGHGMLAVMSVLQALNGSAALTGLLLSAVVSEQTTVRRKIELACSELAEVVDRLVPGSGAARRWPPPQDKDL, encoded by the coding sequence GTGGCCCGTAACCAGCTCCTCCACCGTCTCGGCGCGGTGGTCCTCCTGATGCTCGGCGTCGCCGTCGCCTACTACGCGGCGGGGCTCGTCGGACTCACGCTGCAGGTGGTCGTGGAAGGGGCGGTCGTCACCCCGCTCTGGCCGCCCACGGGAATCGCCCTGACCTGCCTGCTCTGGTTCGGTCTGCGGATCTGGCCGGGCATCGCCCTCGGCACCCTCCTCGTCATCCTGGCGATCAGCCCCTTCCGCGCCCACTCCCTGGGCATCCTCGCGGGCAACAGCCTCGCCCCGATCTGCGCCTGCCTGATGCTGCGCCGGGTGGGGTTCCGGACCGAGTTGGACCGGCTGCGCGACGGGCTGGCGCTGGTGTTCCTGGGGGCGCTGGCCGGCATGCTGATCAGCGCGACGGTGGGGGCCGGGGTGCTGCTGCTCTCCGGGCAGATCCCGGCAGAGGGGTTCTGGCCCATCTGGTCGGCGTGGTGGGTCGGAGACGCCATGGGCGTGCTGGTGGTGACCCCGCTGCTGCTCGTCTGCCGGACCGTCGGCCGGCCCGTCGACCTGTCTCCCGGGCGCTGGGTCGAGGCGGTGTGCCTGGTGGTCAGCGTGGCCGTCGTCGCGTACGCCGTCACGCGTACGCCCGTCTCGCTGCTGTTCCTCGTCTTCCCCCTGCTGATGTGGGCCGCGCTGCGGTTCCAGCTCCTCGGGGCCGCACCGTGTGTGCTGATCGTGTCGGTCCTGGCGATCTCGGCGGCGACCGAGGGACAGGGGCCGTTCGGCGGACACGGGATGCTCGCCGTCATGAGCGTTCTCCAGGCCCTCAACGGTTCGGCGGCGCTGACCGGTCTGCTGCTCTCCGCGGTGGTCAGCGAGCAGACCACCGTCCGCCGCAAGATCGAGCTGGCCTGCAGCGAACTCGCGGAGGTGGTGGACCGGCTGGTCCCGGGCAGCGGCGCGGCCCGCCGCTGGCCGCCACCGCAGGACAAGGACCTCTGA
- a CDS encoding DUF952 domain-containing protein, translating to MIMHVVPLDDWLAVPERPYAPASLPAEGFVHCSPDEATTLAVVNAFYRDVPGPLMALLIDETRLLAPVRLEPADPAPPPGVASGTLFPHVYGPIDRSAVEGMLEIQRDGTGRAVGFAPWA from the coding sequence ATGATCATGCATGTGGTTCCGCTCGACGACTGGCTCGCCGTCCCGGAACGGCCGTACGCGCCCGCGTCCCTTCCCGCGGAGGGCTTCGTCCACTGCTCGCCCGACGAGGCCACCACACTGGCGGTCGTCAACGCCTTCTACCGCGATGTGCCCGGACCGCTGATGGCACTGCTCATCGACGAGACCAGGCTGCTCGCACCGGTCCGTCTCGAGCCCGCGGACCCGGCACCACCGCCCGGGGTCGCCTCCGGCACCCTCTTCCCGCACGTCTACGGACCGATCGACCGCTCGGCGGTCGAGGGCATGCTGGAGATCCAGCGCGACGGGACGGGCCGGGCGGTGGGCTTCGCACCCTGGGCGTGA
- a CDS encoding DeoR/GlpR family DNA-binding transcription regulator translates to MARDARWKALLELLVERGRLDVEEAAAALDVSTATIRRDFDQLAEQQMLVRTRGGAVVHGVSYELPLRYKASRHAAEKRRISAAVAELVSPGEAVGFTGGTTTTEVARALAARPDLASGTPALTIVTNALNIANELAIRPQFKIVVTGGVARPQSFELIGPLAGGVLGQITLDVAILGVNAFDVVHGAAAHDEDEAAINRLLCERARRVVVAADSTKLGTRAFARICATEQVDTLVTDSAVSERTAAGFAEAGVAVVRA, encoded by the coding sequence ATGGCGCGCGACGCCCGCTGGAAGGCGCTGCTGGAACTCCTTGTGGAGCGTGGCCGGCTGGACGTCGAGGAGGCCGCGGCGGCCCTGGACGTCTCGACGGCGACGATCCGGCGCGATTTCGACCAGCTGGCCGAGCAGCAGATGCTCGTCCGCACCCGGGGCGGCGCGGTGGTGCACGGCGTGTCGTACGAACTCCCGCTGCGCTACAAGGCGTCGCGGCACGCGGCGGAGAAGCGACGTATCAGTGCTGCCGTCGCCGAGCTGGTCTCGCCCGGCGAGGCGGTCGGCTTCACCGGCGGCACGACGACCACCGAGGTCGCCCGCGCTCTGGCCGCCCGGCCCGATCTGGCCTCGGGCACCCCCGCGCTGACGATCGTCACCAACGCCCTCAACATCGCCAACGAGCTGGCGATCAGACCCCAGTTCAAGATCGTCGTCACGGGCGGTGTGGCCCGTCCGCAGTCGTTCGAGCTGATCGGCCCCCTCGCCGGCGGGGTCCTGGGCCAGATCACCCTGGACGTGGCGATCCTCGGTGTGAACGCCTTCGACGTGGTGCACGGCGCGGCGGCACACGACGAGGACGAGGCGGCGATCAACCGGCTGCTGTGCGAGCGCGCCCGGCGGGTGGTCGTCGCGGCCGACTCGACCAAGCTCGGCACCCGGGCCTTCGCCCGCATCTGTGCGACGGAGCAGGTGGACACGCTGGTCACCGACTCCGCGGTGTCCGAACGGACGGCGGCCGGGTTCGCGGAGGCGGGGGTGGCGGTCGTGCGTGCCTGA
- a CDS encoding SIS domain-containing protein → MSDVAQELASQPECWTRAAELAATRGGALPAAGERVAFVGCGTSLFMSQAAAALREGAGQGESDAFAASEFPAGRSYDRVVALTRSGTTTEVLELLGRLRGRTRTAAITADPATPVMTAADEAVVLDFADERSVVQTRFATTALTLLRAGSGLHTDAVVDDCRDALAEPLPEWLTACTQFTFLGRGWTVGLANEAALKVREASASWAEAYPAMEYRHGPISVTTRGTVTWMIGEAPAGLADEVHATGGMWVAGGLDPLAELVRAQRLAVAVAESRGLDPDRPRHLTRSVILSGA, encoded by the coding sequence ATGAGCGATGTCGCGCAGGAGTTGGCGAGCCAGCCGGAGTGCTGGACCCGGGCGGCGGAACTCGCCGCGACCCGGGGCGGGGCGCTCCCGGCCGCGGGCGAGCGGGTGGCGTTCGTCGGCTGCGGCACCTCCCTGTTCATGAGCCAGGCGGCCGCGGCCCTGCGCGAGGGCGCGGGACAAGGGGAGTCGGACGCGTTCGCCGCCTCCGAGTTCCCCGCCGGCCGCTCCTACGACCGGGTGGTCGCCCTCACCCGTTCGGGCACCACCACCGAGGTCCTCGAACTCCTCGGCCGACTGCGCGGACGCACCCGTACCGCCGCGATCACCGCCGACCCCGCCACGCCCGTCATGACCGCGGCCGACGAGGCCGTCGTCCTCGACTTCGCCGACGAGCGGTCCGTGGTCCAGACGCGCTTCGCGACCACCGCGCTCACCCTGCTGCGCGCCGGTTCCGGCCTGCACACCGACGCCGTCGTGGACGACTGCCGGGACGCCCTCGCCGAACCGCTTCCCGAATGGCTCACGGCCTGTACGCAGTTCACCTTCCTCGGCCGCGGCTGGACCGTCGGCCTCGCCAACGAGGCCGCGCTCAAGGTGCGCGAGGCGTCGGCGTCCTGGGCCGAGGCGTACCCGGCCATGGAGTACCGGCACGGCCCCATCAGCGTCACCACCCGCGGCACCGTCACCTGGATGATCGGCGAAGCGCCCGCCGGGCTCGCCGACGAGGTGCACGCCACCGGAGGGATGTGGGTCGCCGGCGGCCTGGACCCGCTCGCCGAACTGGTGCGCGCCCAGCGGCTCGCGGTCGCCGTCGCCGAGTCGCGGGGCCTGGACCCGGACCGCCCCCGCCATCTGACCCGTTCCGTCATCCTCTCCGGAGCCTGA
- a CDS encoding class II fructose-bisphosphate aldolase codes for MPLAETGTLVAAAADGRRAVAAFNIITLEHAEAVIAGAEAAGSPVVLQISENAVKYRYGRVRPIARAAAEAAAEAGVPVALHLDHVTGDRLLRQAVDAGFSSVMYDAAHLPYAENLAATRSAAEWAHGNGLWIEAELGEVGGKEGAPPLDAHAPGARTDPREARAFVEGTGVDALAVAIGSSHAMTARTASLDHGLLARLAGTLEVPLVLHGSSGVPDGELAAAVSGGIAKVNIGTALNLAMTSAIRDYLAANADAVDSRKYLSVGRRAMAETVTALIGVLRDAGEPVPVA; via the coding sequence ATGCCGCTCGCCGAAACCGGCACGCTGGTCGCCGCGGCCGCCGACGGGCGCCGTGCCGTCGCCGCCTTCAACATCATCACGCTGGAGCACGCCGAAGCGGTCATCGCCGGCGCGGAGGCCGCCGGTTCCCCGGTCGTCCTCCAGATCAGCGAGAACGCCGTGAAGTACCGCTACGGCAGGGTCCGTCCGATCGCCAGGGCCGCCGCCGAGGCGGCGGCCGAGGCCGGCGTTCCCGTCGCCCTGCACCTCGACCACGTCACCGGCGACCGACTGCTCCGCCAGGCGGTCGACGCGGGGTTCAGCTCCGTGATGTACGACGCCGCGCACCTGCCGTACGCGGAGAACCTCGCCGCGACCCGGTCAGCGGCCGAATGGGCACACGGCAACGGCCTCTGGATCGAGGCCGAACTGGGGGAGGTCGGAGGCAAGGAGGGAGCCCCGCCGCTGGACGCCCATGCCCCCGGGGCCCGTACCGATCCCCGAGAGGCACGCGCGTTCGTCGAGGGGACCGGGGTGGACGCACTCGCGGTCGCCATCGGCAGCTCGCACGCGATGACCGCCCGCACCGCCTCGCTGGACCACGGGCTCCTGGCCCGGCTCGCGGGGACCCTGGAGGTGCCGCTCGTGCTGCACGGCTCGTCCGGCGTACCGGACGGGGAACTGGCGGCCGCCGTGTCCGGGGGCATCGCCAAGGTCAACATCGGCACCGCCCTCAACCTCGCCATGACCTCCGCCATCCGTGACTACCTGGCCGCGAACGCCGACGCCGTGGACTCGCGGAAGTACCTGTCGGTCGGCCGCCGCGCGATGGCCGAGACGGTCACCGCGCTGATCGGCGTCCTGCGCGACGCGGGAGAGCCCGTCCCCGTCGCCTGA
- the secD gene encoding protein translocase subunit SecD gives MTRTTAVRAVLAALVLLASVFIALTHSPRLGLDLRGGTRMVLEARDTATARADADTTDRTMEVLRQRVDALGVAEPTLTRSGENRIVVELPDVQDPRRAAEVLGRTAQLTFHPVETPPEGRKAGLRVLPDEQGRQLTLGPAALSGAGVEDAVARFDSQQGTGWHVAVDFKGGAARDWAGLTGRAACHPVQDDRRRVAIVLDDKVISSPQVDPSVGCRSGIASGSTQISGAFGAAEAKELALLIEGGALPLPVETVEQRTVGPTLGAEAISASARAAVIGASLTALFITFVYRLFGALAAVALAAYGVISYAVLVGLGVTLTLPGLAGFVLAVGMAVDANVLVFERAREECAGRRRRSLRSAMSAAHRKAWSAVADSNATTLLAAGLLFVLGSGPVKGFGVTLAIGVVVSMFSALVVARALTDVAARVPFVDRFRSVSGVGGPGRVRTYLARRGPRLVHAPRRRLVVSAVLVAVAVTGILLRGPNLGVEFTGGRLVEYATGRTLDVETARSAVAEAGFPDAEVTTADGKDISVRGAGIDDDAAVAIGGALAEHGGGTAAKVRDELIGPSMGEELRRNALVALGIAVVAQLAYLAARFRWTFAVGCVGALVHDVVVVVGAFAWLGRPVDGVFLAALLTVIGYSVNDSVVVFDRIRELWRRNPRGALPSLADTAVLQTVPRTVNTGAGALFILGALAVLGGGSLADFSVALLIGVCVGTYSSVLTAVPAALLLEAGRPSPAPTGRPRASSPRREPHDNGARV, from the coding sequence ATGACTCGCACCACCGCGGTGCGGGCAGTTCTGGCCGCGCTCGTACTGCTCGCATCCGTGTTCATCGCTCTCACCCACTCCCCCAGACTCGGTCTGGATCTCCGGGGCGGCACCCGCATGGTGCTCGAAGCCCGCGACACCGCGACCGCGAGGGCGGACGCCGACACCACCGACCGCACGATGGAGGTACTGCGGCAACGCGTCGACGCGTTGGGCGTCGCGGAACCGACCCTGACCCGCTCCGGCGAGAACCGCATCGTCGTGGAACTGCCAGACGTCCAGGACCCGCGGCGTGCGGCAGAGGTTCTCGGCCGCACGGCACAGTTGACCTTCCACCCCGTGGAGACGCCGCCCGAAGGGAGGAAGGCCGGGCTGCGGGTGCTGCCCGACGAGCAGGGCCGGCAGCTCACGCTCGGTCCCGCCGCGCTGTCCGGAGCGGGCGTCGAGGACGCCGTGGCCCGGTTCGACTCGCAGCAGGGCACGGGCTGGCACGTGGCCGTGGACTTCAAGGGCGGAGCGGCACGCGACTGGGCCGGGCTGACCGGCCGGGCCGCCTGCCACCCCGTGCAGGACGACCGCCGCCGGGTCGCCATCGTGCTCGACGACAAGGTGATCTCGTCCCCGCAGGTGGACCCCTCGGTCGGCTGCCGCTCCGGGATCGCCTCGGGTTCCACACAGATCTCCGGCGCGTTCGGTGCGGCGGAGGCCAAGGAACTCGCCCTGCTCATCGAGGGCGGCGCGCTGCCCCTGCCGGTCGAGACCGTCGAGCAGCGGACCGTGGGCCCGACGCTCGGTGCGGAGGCGATCAGCGCGAGTGCCCGGGCCGCCGTGATCGGGGCGTCCCTCACGGCGCTGTTCATCACGTTCGTCTACCGGCTCTTCGGCGCGCTGGCCGCCGTCGCGCTGGCCGCCTACGGAGTGATCTCGTACGCCGTGCTGGTGGGCCTCGGCGTCACGCTGACGCTGCCCGGACTGGCCGGATTCGTACTCGCCGTCGGGATGGCGGTGGACGCGAACGTGCTCGTCTTCGAACGGGCGAGGGAGGAGTGCGCCGGCCGGCGTCGCCGATCGCTGCGGAGCGCCATGTCCGCGGCCCATCGCAAGGCGTGGAGCGCCGTGGCGGACTCGAACGCCACCACCCTCCTGGCAGCGGGGCTGCTCTTCGTGCTCGGCTCGGGGCCGGTCAAGGGCTTCGGAGTGACGCTGGCGATCGGCGTCGTCGTCTCGATGTTCTCGGCACTGGTCGTCGCGCGGGCCCTGACCGACGTCGCCGCGCGGGTCCCGTTCGTCGACCGGTTCCGGAGCGTCAGCGGTGTGGGCGGGCCGGGCCGGGTCCGGACCTACCTGGCCCGGCGCGGCCCGCGACTCGTGCACGCGCCCCGGCGCCGGCTCGTGGTGTCGGCCGTGCTGGTCGCGGTGGCCGTCACCGGCATCCTGCTGCGCGGGCCGAACCTGGGGGTGGAGTTCACCGGCGGCAGGCTGGTCGAGTACGCCACGGGCCGGACCCTGGACGTCGAGACGGCCCGGTCGGCGGTCGCGGAGGCGGGCTTCCCCGACGCGGAGGTCACCACGGCCGACGGGAAGGACATCTCCGTGCGGGGCGCGGGCATCGACGACGACGCCGCGGTGGCCATCGGCGGCGCGCTCGCCGAGCACGGCGGCGGCACGGCGGCGAAGGTCCGCGACGAGCTGATCGGCCCCAGCATGGGCGAGGAACTGCGGCGCAACGCCCTGGTCGCCCTGGGCATCGCGGTGGTCGCGCAACTGGCCTACCTGGCGGCGCGGTTCCGCTGGACGTTCGCGGTGGGCTGCGTGGGGGCGCTGGTGCACGACGTGGTCGTCGTGGTCGGCGCGTTCGCCTGGCTGGGCCGGCCGGTGGACGGCGTCTTCCTCGCGGCGCTGCTCACGGTCATCGGCTACTCGGTCAACGACTCGGTCGTGGTGTTCGACCGGATCAGGGAGCTGTGGCGGAGGAATCCCCGCGGCGCGCTGCCGTCCCTCGCCGACACCGCGGTCCTTCAGACGGTGCCTCGCACGGTCAACACGGGGGCGGGGGCCCTGTTCATCCTCGGGGCCCTGGCCGTACTGGGCGGCGGCTCCCTCGCGGACTTCTCGGTCGCGCTGCTGATCGGGGTGTGCGTGGGCACGTACTCGTCGGTGCTCACCGCCGTGCCGGCGGCGCTGCTCCTCGAGGCCGGACGCCCCTCGCCCGCCCCCACGGGCCGCCCACGTGCCTCGTCCCCCCGCCGGGAGCCGCACGACAACGGCGCCCGGGTCTGA
- a CDS encoding ATP-binding protein — protein MVGLLIAGGGGVAALALLMWALSLRRRLLAEQRVRARAEGLAAAREAEIAHLAAVRAPAIAERTRSGRLLDGVPGPVGSEAELGAAFAGALAAVVTALGSDEAVRRERALRDSVQSAFESVARTMHAMATVQQQVLDHIERSIDDPRLMAEVMKADHAAAQMTRKAQTLLVMCGIWPARRESRPVSLYDCVRGAQSRIVEFGRVEVHGGQTLHVVPPAVEGLMHAVAELLENATVFSPSSTQVVVTVREVAAGAVVEIDDAGLGMPPDVLAQATAHLRDDPDLARLGAVPRLGLACAGRWGRELGFSVELTSASAYGGTRAVTFVPHRLLTEPLSHPAPPRHVPAAEPRAPGHAPSRPATGEGEPHPQPDGPDPAVQGTPGPAAGLPAAGGGPASGVGPATGPVPPGGGPASGVGPDGGPAPADGPVPPAGGLPRRRSRRGGREPGPERGTGGSHGGAPSPPDPGPPWTPEAARASISGVVSGTRRGRAALENGTPAPRTTDRGTDHRTDHEGGRQ, from the coding sequence ATGGTCGGGCTGCTGATCGCGGGGGGCGGCGGGGTCGCCGCCCTGGCGCTGCTGATGTGGGCGTTGTCCCTGCGCCGCAGGCTGCTTGCCGAACAGCGTGTACGGGCGCGGGCGGAAGGGCTCGCGGCCGCACGCGAGGCCGAGATCGCCCATCTGGCCGCCGTCCGCGCCCCGGCCATCGCCGAGCGGACGCGCAGCGGCCGTCTCCTGGACGGCGTGCCCGGCCCCGTCGGCTCGGAGGCCGAGCTGGGCGCCGCGTTCGCCGGCGCCCTGGCCGCCGTCGTGACGGCCCTCGGCTCCGACGAGGCCGTACGCAGGGAGCGGGCCCTGCGGGACTCCGTGCAGTCCGCCTTCGAGTCCGTCGCCCGCACCATGCACGCCATGGCGACCGTGCAGCAGCAGGTGCTGGACCACATCGAACGCTCCATCGACGACCCCCGGTTGATGGCCGAGGTGATGAAGGCCGACCACGCGGCCGCCCAGATGACCCGCAAGGCCCAGACCCTGCTCGTGATGTGCGGCATCTGGCCCGCGCGGCGGGAGAGCCGGCCCGTGTCCCTCTACGACTGTGTCCGCGGCGCCCAGTCGCGCATCGTGGAGTTCGGGCGGGTCGAGGTGCACGGCGGCCAGACCCTCCACGTCGTGCCGCCCGCCGTCGAGGGGCTGATGCACGCCGTCGCCGAACTCCTGGAGAACGCCACGGTGTTCTCCCCGTCCAGCACCCAGGTCGTGGTCACCGTCCGGGAGGTGGCCGCAGGGGCCGTCGTCGAGATCGACGACGCGGGCCTCGGCATGCCGCCGGACGTCCTGGCGCAGGCCACGGCACACCTCCGCGACGACCCGGATCTGGCCCGACTCGGCGCGGTGCCGCGCCTCGGACTCGCCTGCGCCGGCCGCTGGGGCCGTGAGCTCGGGTTCAGCGTGGAGTTGACGTCCGCCTCCGCCTACGGCGGAACCCGTGCCGTCACGTTCGTCCCCCACCGGCTGCTCACCGAGCCGCTGTCCCACCCCGCTCCGCCCCGCCACGTGCCGGCGGCGGAACCGCGGGCACCCGGGCATGCGCCGTCGCGCCCGGCGACCGGTGAGGGGGAGCCGCACCCACAGCCGGACGGCCCGGACCCCGCGGTCCAGGGCACGCCCGGACCGGCGGCCGGCCTTCCGGCGGCGGGCGGTGGTCCGGCGTCCGGCGTCGGGCCGGCAACCGGTCCCGTACCGCCGGGCGGCGGTCCGGCGTCCGGCGTGGGGCCCGACGGCGGTCCGGCGCCCGCCGACGGACCGGTGCCCCCGGCCGGCGGACTCCCAAGGCGCCGCAGCAGGCGCGGCGGACGGGAACCGGGGCCCGAGCGGGGCACCGGAGGGAGTCACGGCGGCGCGCCGTCGCCCCCGGACCCCGGCCCCCCTTGGACCCCCGAGGCGGCCCGCGCCTCGATCTCGGGCGTGGTGTCCGGGACACGCCGGGGCCGCGCCGCCCTGGAGAACGGCACGCCGGCACCCCGTACGACCGATCGCGGAACCGACCACCGAACCGACCACGAGGGAGGCCGCCAGTGA
- a CDS encoding roadblock/LC7 domain-containing protein, producing the protein MTGAVTRLPDLGWMLRPLTDVPGVRHAVVVSEDGLRLGHASADGLTGPVALLDVPEAESLAAACAAMTMTGRSTAALLFGGGAGVRQLMLESEHGFVLFTHAGAGAHLAVATGTDADVGLVAQQMQVLVARIGTRLSTGPRDPGDPSS; encoded by the coding sequence GTGACCGGAGCCGTGACCAGGCTGCCCGACCTCGGATGGATGCTGCGTCCGCTGACCGACGTCCCCGGAGTGCGACACGCCGTGGTGGTGTCCGAGGACGGGCTGCGGCTCGGTCACGCGTCCGCCGACGGCCTCACCGGACCGGTCGCCCTGCTCGACGTCCCGGAGGCCGAGTCGCTCGCCGCGGCATGCGCCGCGATGACGATGACCGGCCGGTCCACGGCCGCGCTGCTGTTCGGCGGCGGTGCCGGAGTGCGGCAGCTGATGCTGGAGTCGGAACACGGCTTCGTCCTGTTCACCCACGCCGGGGCCGGCGCCCACCTCGCCGTCGCCACCGGCACCGACGCCGACGTCGGTCTGGTGGCCCAGCAGATGCAGGTGCTGGTGGCGAGGATCGGCACCCGTCTGAGCACCGGGCCGCGGGATCCGGGGGACCCGTCGTCATGA